A genomic region of Planococcus kocurii contains the following coding sequences:
- the fni gene encoding type 2 isopentenyl-diphosphate Delta-isomerase — protein MDHIQFALSTGQSKKNMFNDIRFVHQALPNSAVSNRCIKPKTGDLNLESPVFINAMTGGGGRATQQLNSLLARVARETGMAMAVGSQMAALKDSNERQSYTVVRRENPNGILFGNLGSEATVQQAQDAVEMIEANALQIHLNVVQELTMPEGDRDFRGALERIQAIAEKLDVPVIVKETGFGISRETAEKLKGSAVSVIDVSGFGGTNFSLIENERRRIKMAYFDDWGIPTAAAIVEVKSVFDKTVFASGGIQNAQDMIKAFMLGADAVGLAGAFLKTAMQEGEKQLIDDIHALYEDLAMMMTALGANNLVDLQKCPAVITGELAQYLIARGFNPASYANVKKN, from the coding sequence ATGGATCATATACAATTTGCTTTATCGACAGGGCAAAGTAAAAAAAATATGTTTAACGATATTCGATTTGTTCACCAAGCTTTACCGAACTCAGCGGTTTCTAATAGGTGCATAAAGCCAAAAACAGGTGATTTGAATTTAGAATCACCTGTTTTTATTAATGCGATGACAGGCGGTGGCGGACGGGCTACTCAACAATTGAATAGTCTGTTGGCAAGAGTTGCTCGGGAAACCGGGATGGCTATGGCTGTGGGATCTCAAATGGCTGCGCTTAAAGATTCGAATGAGCGGCAGTCTTATACGGTTGTTAGAAGAGAAAATCCGAATGGTATCTTATTTGGTAACCTTGGTAGCGAAGCGACCGTGCAACAAGCGCAAGATGCAGTCGAGATGATAGAAGCGAATGCACTACAGATTCATTTAAATGTTGTGCAAGAGCTGACGATGCCAGAAGGAGATCGTGACTTCCGCGGAGCTCTTGAACGCATACAAGCGATTGCTGAGAAGCTTGATGTTCCGGTAATTGTTAAAGAAACAGGATTTGGTATATCTCGTGAAACTGCGGAGAAACTGAAGGGAAGTGCAGTTTCAGTAATTGATGTCAGTGGCTTTGGCGGCACAAACTTTTCATTGATCGAAAATGAACGTCGCAGGATAAAAATGGCTTATTTTGACGACTGGGGTATTCCGACAGCAGCAGCAATTGTAGAAGTAAAGAGTGTTTTTGATAAAACAGTTTTTGCTTCAGGCGGCATTCAAAATGCACAGGATATGATTAAAGCATTTATGCTGGGAGCTGATGCGGTAGGTCTTGCAGGTGCTTTTTTAAAAACGGCGATGCAAGAAGGCGAAAAACAGCTAATCGATGATATACATGCGCTCTATGAAGACTTGGCAATGATGATGACAGCTCTTGGAGCAAATAACTTGGTAGATTTGCAAAAATGTCCAGCAGTTATCACGGGAGAATTAGCGCAATATCTCATCGCTAGAGGCTTTAATCCGGCATCCTATGCAAATGTGAAGAAAAACTGA
- the mtrB gene encoding trp RNA-binding attenuation protein MtrB, whose protein sequence is MAQTEYIVIRAQEDGVNVIGLTRGNDTKFHHTEKLDKGEVMIAQFTEHTSAMKIRGKAEIHSAHGIVESEAKK, encoded by the coding sequence ATGGCTCAGACAGAATACATTGTTATTCGCGCTCAAGAAGACGGCGTGAATGTAATAGGATTAACTCGAGGTAACGACACAAAATTTCACCATACTGAAAAATTAGATAAAGGCGAAGTAATGATTGCACAATTTACCGAGCATACTTCAGCTATGAAAATTCGTGGCAAAGCGGAGATTCATTCTGCTCACGGTATCGTTGAAAGTGAAGCTAAAAAATAA
- the der gene encoding ribosome biogenesis GTPase Der codes for MSKPVVAIVGRPNVGKSTIFNRVVGERVSIVEDIPGVTRDRIYSSADWLTHEFNIIDTGGIDLRDEPFLEQIRQQAEIAMDEADVIIFLVNGRDGVTNQDEQVAKILYKTKKPVILAVNKIDNPDMRHMIYDFYTLGMGEPFPLSGSHGLGLGDLLDEVAKNFPQDDDEEYPDDVIKFSLIGRPNVGKSSLVNSFLGEERVIVSEVAGTTRDAIDTQYVYNEQPYVIIDTAGMRKKGKVYETTEKYSVLRALRAIERSDVVLVVLNAEEGIQEQDKKIAGYAHEAGKAVIIIVNKWDAIEKDEKTMNVFSRKIREHFLFLDYAPIMFVSAISGKRVHSILEIVNKVNDNHSRRIQSSILNEVIEDAVAMNPAPSDNGRRLRVYYATQVAIKPPTFVVFVNEPEIMHFSYERFLQNRIRESFDFEGTPLRLITRART; via the coding sequence ATGTCAAAACCGGTAGTAGCAATAGTTGGCCGGCCGAACGTTGGTAAGTCCACGATATTCAATCGCGTGGTAGGAGAACGGGTTTCAATTGTGGAAGATATTCCAGGAGTAACGCGTGACCGTATTTACAGCTCGGCAGATTGGTTAACACATGAATTCAATATTATAGACACAGGCGGTATCGATCTTCGAGACGAGCCGTTTCTTGAACAAATCCGTCAGCAGGCAGAAATTGCTATGGATGAAGCAGACGTTATTATTTTTCTTGTAAATGGACGCGATGGCGTGACTAATCAAGACGAACAAGTAGCAAAAATTTTATATAAGACGAAAAAACCAGTTATTTTAGCAGTTAACAAGATTGACAATCCTGACATGCGCCATATGATTTATGACTTTTATACGTTGGGAATGGGCGAACCTTTCCCTCTTTCAGGATCCCATGGTTTAGGCCTAGGAGATTTACTGGACGAAGTAGCTAAAAACTTCCCTCAAGACGATGATGAGGAATATCCAGATGATGTTATTAAATTCTCATTAATTGGTCGTCCTAACGTCGGCAAATCTTCTCTCGTAAATTCATTTCTTGGAGAAGAACGTGTCATCGTCAGCGAAGTGGCGGGTACGACGCGCGACGCTATTGATACACAGTACGTCTACAATGAGCAGCCTTATGTCATCATTGACACAGCTGGAATGCGTAAAAAAGGGAAAGTTTACGAAACAACAGAAAAATACAGTGTTCTACGTGCATTGCGTGCGATTGAACGCTCAGATGTTGTTTTAGTGGTTTTGAACGCCGAAGAAGGTATTCAGGAACAAGATAAGAAAATTGCTGGATATGCTCACGAGGCAGGTAAAGCAGTAATTATTATTGTTAATAAATGGGATGCTATCGAAAAAGATGAAAAAACAATGAATGTTTTTTCTCGTAAAATCCGTGAGCATTTCTTATTCCTTGACTATGCTCCTATTATGTTTGTATCCGCAATTAGTGGCAAACGAGTGCATAGTATTTTAGAAATCGTTAACAAAGTAAATGATAATCATTCAAGAAGAATTCAATCGAGCATTCTAAATGAAGTTATAGAAGATGCAGTTGCTATGAATCCAGCACCATCGGACAATGGCCGTCGTTTGCGTGTTTATTACGCAACACAAGTCGCCATTAAGCCACCGACATTTGTAGTGTTTGTAAATGAGCCTGAAATAATGCATTTTAGTTATGAACGCTTCTTGCAAAACCGGATTCGCGAAAGTTTCGACTTTGAAGGAACTCCTCTTCGTCTTATAACGAGAGCTCGTACTTAA
- a CDS encoding NAD(P)H-dependent glycerol-3-phosphate dehydrogenase — translation MEKVSVFGAGSWGTALSYVLAQNGHDLLLWTHRQEQADEINQHTNKRYLKEIQLPDSLKATSNLPQAVAHGNVFVLAVPTKAIREVCQDIKENLDRKVLFVHVSKGIEPDSLKRISEMIREEIPEQWIEDVVVLSGPSHAEEVVQEHPTTVTAACENTEAAIRIQDLFMNGYFRVYTNTDVIGVEIGGALKNIIALAVGITDGLGFGDNAKAAIMTRGLAEIARLGVKMGATPLTFSGLTGVGDLIVTCTSVHSRNWRAGNMLGKGKSLDEVLEEMGMVVEGIRTTKAAYQLSKAYDVPMPITAALYAVLFDNVSTDDAVGKLMGRMKKNEMEDLIDLL, via the coding sequence ATGGAAAAAGTTTCTGTTTTTGGGGCAGGGAGCTGGGGAACTGCATTGAGCTATGTACTTGCTCAAAACGGCCATGATTTACTGCTTTGGACACATCGTCAGGAACAAGCTGATGAAATTAATCAGCATACAAATAAACGCTATTTAAAAGAGATACAACTACCAGACAGTTTAAAGGCGACAAGCAATTTGCCACAGGCTGTAGCACATGGGAATGTCTTCGTTTTGGCTGTACCCACAAAAGCAATCCGAGAAGTTTGCCAGGATATCAAAGAAAATCTTGATCGCAAAGTCTTATTCGTTCACGTTTCTAAAGGCATTGAACCGGATTCTTTAAAGCGAATCAGCGAAATGATCCGTGAAGAAATTCCGGAGCAATGGATTGAAGATGTTGTTGTACTGTCCGGACCAAGTCATGCTGAAGAAGTGGTTCAAGAGCATCCAACGACTGTTACGGCAGCTTGTGAGAATACGGAAGCGGCCATTCGAATTCAAGACTTGTTCATGAATGGGTATTTCCGCGTTTATACGAATACGGATGTAATTGGTGTAGAAATTGGTGGTGCTTTAAAAAATATTATCGCATTAGCAGTTGGAATCACTGATGGATTAGGGTTTGGGGATAACGCAAAAGCGGCTATTATGACACGCGGGTTAGCGGAAATTGCACGGCTCGGTGTGAAAATGGGAGCAACACCTTTAACTTTCTCTGGTTTGACCGGGGTGGGAGATTTGATTGTTACTTGCACGAGTGTCCATTCGCGTAATTGGCGAGCAGGCAATATGCTAGGTAAAGGAAAGTCTTTAGATGAAGTGCTAGAAGAAATGGGCATGGTTGTTGAAGGGATCCGGACTACTAAAGCGGCTTATCAATTGTCGAAAGCATATGATGTACCAATGCCAATTACTGCTGCACTTTACGCGGTTCTTTTTGACAATGTGTCAACAGATGACGCAGTTGGAAAGTTGATGGGGCGCATGAAAAAGAACGAAATGGAAGATTTGATAGACTTGCTTTAA
- a CDS encoding DUF2768 domain-containing protein yields MSALDKMWVSFAGIAFLMISMGMIYLSRYKLKNGILKFTFALIAYILLILGFFIMVFTVFSGPTGGA; encoded by the coding sequence ATGAGTGCTTTAGATAAAATGTGGGTGTCATTTGCTGGAATTGCTTTTTTGATGATTTCTATGGGTATGATTTACTTGAGCAGATATAAACTGAAGAACGGAATTCTTAAATTTACTTTTGCGTTAATTGCTTATATCTTGCTAATACTAGGATTTTTCATCATGGTATTCACAGTATTTAGTGGCCCAACAGGCGGCGCGTGA
- the folE gene encoding GTP cyclohydrolase I FolE — protein MIDVKAQKVDLAKIEKAVSMILEAVGEDVDREGLADTPKRVAKMYAEVFSGLKEDPKEYFKTVFHEGHEELVLVKDIPFYSMCEHHLVPFFGKAHIAYIPRDGIVTGLSKLARAVETVSKRPQLQERITSTIADSLMETLNPHGVYVMVEAEHMCMTMRGIKKPGAKTVTAVSRGVLETDTIKRSEVITYINMN, from the coding sequence ATGATAGATGTCAAAGCCCAAAAAGTAGACCTTGCTAAAATAGAAAAAGCGGTCTCGATGATTTTAGAGGCAGTTGGGGAAGACGTAGACCGAGAAGGATTAGCGGATACGCCTAAAAGGGTAGCTAAGATGTATGCAGAAGTATTTTCTGGATTGAAAGAAGATCCAAAAGAATATTTTAAAACGGTGTTTCATGAAGGTCATGAAGAATTGGTGCTGGTCAAAGATATTCCTTTTTACTCAATGTGCGAACATCACCTTGTTCCTTTTTTTGGTAAAGCACATATTGCCTATATTCCTCGTGACGGAATTGTGACAGGCTTAAGTAAATTAGCTCGTGCTGTAGAAACGGTGTCAAAACGACCTCAGCTTCAAGAACGAATTACTTCGACAATTGCAGATTCACTAATGGAAACATTAAATCCACATGGTGTATATGTAATGGTCGAAGCGGAACATATGTGCATGACCATGAGAGGCATCAAGAAGCCAGGCGCAAAAACGGTAACAGCTGTTTCGCGTGGAGTTCTCGAAACCGATACGATCAAGCGTTCTGAAGTAATCACATATATCAATATGAACTAA
- a CDS encoding HU family DNA-binding protein, with product MNKTELVNSVAEAAELSRKDAAKAVDAAFETIQDALTKGEKVQLIGFGNFEVRERAARKGRNPQTGAEIEIAASKVPAFKPGKALKDAVK from the coding sequence ATGAACAAAACAGAATTAGTGAACTCTGTTGCTGAAGCAGCTGAGCTTTCTCGTAAAGACGCTGCCAAAGCAGTTGACGCTGCATTTGAGACGATTCAAGACGCTTTAACTAAAGGTGAAAAAGTACAGTTGATCGGATTCGGTAACTTTGAAGTACGCGAACGCGCGGCCCGCAAAGGACGTAACCCGCAAACTGGTGCTGAAATCGAGATCGCTGCAAGCAAAGTTCCTGCATTTAAGCCAGGTAAAGCGCTTAAAGACGCAGTGAAGTAA
- a CDS encoding heptaprenyl diphosphate synthase component 1, translating to MEIEVLDAVRQRTLDQFTEGPSVKESRLFFLLLPFFSGKTWSAEIESSAKTVSIVYAALHAHDQVREDNPISKEQQLTVLAGDLYSGIYYQMLVNSKNIAMVQKLATAIIQVSERKTSFFEGMDRSIAEVEEAITIIETELLISFYKFYGYTEYESLAKQALLYIRYADELERLQSKNYSNFLRELTSNLNHKNYVEHWLVEKLDNLHEKIVKSIDECSLDYELAQFLLHQITPHQHRAEQLTREG from the coding sequence ATGGAAATCGAGGTCTTAGATGCTGTTCGGCAACGGACACTCGATCAGTTTACAGAAGGTCCCTCTGTCAAAGAGTCCCGTTTGTTTTTTTTACTGTTGCCTTTTTTCAGTGGAAAAACATGGTCGGCAGAAATTGAATCCTCTGCAAAAACGGTTTCCATCGTCTATGCGGCTTTGCATGCACACGATCAAGTAAGAGAAGATAACCCAATTAGCAAAGAGCAACAATTGACCGTGTTGGCTGGTGATTTATATAGCGGAATTTATTACCAAATGTTGGTCAATAGCAAGAATATTGCTATGGTCCAGAAATTGGCAACGGCTATCATTCAAGTGAGCGAACGGAAAACCTCTTTTTTTGAAGGGATGGACCGGTCTATTGCAGAGGTAGAAGAAGCCATCACCATTATTGAAACCGAACTTCTAATTTCTTTTTATAAATTCTACGGCTACACTGAATATGAATCACTTGCAAAACAGGCGTTGCTTTATATACGTTACGCCGATGAATTGGAGCGATTGCAGTCTAAAAACTACTCCAACTTTCTACGTGAATTAACTAGTAACTTGAATCATAAAAATTATGTAGAACACTGGCTAGTGGAAAAACTTGATAACTTACACGAGAAGATAGTGAAATCTATTGATGAGTGTTCATTGGATTACGAACTTGCACAATTCTTGCTCCATCAAATAACCCCGCACCAGCATAGAGCTGAGCAGCTGACCCGAGAAGGATGA